The genomic interval CGAACACCTCGGCACGCTCCCGGTGGATCGTCGTCCCGACGTGTGGCGGCGCAGTCTCCAGGAGGTGTGCCAGCACGTCGGCGGCCGCGCTTGGCTCGACGGCGTGATAGTCCAACAGCCCGTCCTCGGGCAGGAGATCCAGCAGCCCGAGCGCCGGCCCTCCGACGCCGGCACCGACATCCAGCACCCGGAGTCGGGACGGGAGCAGTCCGTCACGGGCGAGGTCGGCAAGCAGGTACTGGGCGGTCGCGTAGTAGTCCGGGAGGTGATAGATCGCGTAGCCCAGCGCGGTGAGCCGGTCGTACTCGACCGATGCGCCCTGGAGATACCGCTCCTTGATGTCGCGGATACGCTCGCGGAGGCGGTCGCCGCTGTCCCCGCGGTGCCAGTTCGGTCCGAACTCCTCGACGAGCAGGTCCTCGACGGCGCGGGCGTACGGCGTCGGGAACGACTCGACGCCGTGGAACCGGACCGACAGCGGTTCCTCCGGGGCCGGCACGAAGGTCCCGTCTCCCTGCTCGACGATCGCGAGGTCGAACGCCTCCTCCCGGAGGACCCGCCGGACGACCGCCGGGTGGGGTTGTCCCTCGACGTACTCGTGGATCTCCTCGGGGTCGAGCGGTCGGACGCTCCTGAGGTACTGGGCGTTCTCGCGGATCTGTCGGCGTGTGTCGGCGTTCATAGCTCCTCGTAGATGCGGGCGAACTCCTCGGGGTCAGCGTCGGCCAGCCGGCGGGCGGCGTCGGCCACCGCGTCGGCGCCGTCGAAGGTCCGCTGGATGTCGGCGTAGACGCGGGGGTCGCCCCGGTGACGCCGTCGACGAGGTCGGCCAGGCCGGCCGAGATCGGCGTGTGGAACGACTCGGGCACGTCCTCGGCGGCCAGCGCGAACGCCAGGACGGCGGTGTGGGCGGCGGCCTGGACCGTCTCCATGGCGGTGTCGTGTTCCTCGACGGTCGTCTCGAAGACGGTGTTGCCGGCCGCCGAGAGGGCGGTCGTGAGCCGGTCGGCTGTCGGCCCGTCGGCGTCCGTGACGGCGGCGACGTTTCCGGGTGCGTTGGCCGGCGCGAACAGCGGGTGGAGACTCACCCGCTCGCTGTCGGGTGCGGCCTCGCGCATGGCTGCGACCGGCTCCCGCATACTGCCGGTCACGTCGACCACGGCGCCCGTCGCCAGTGGGGCGTACTCCTCGATCGCGGCCCGCGCGACCGGCATCGGGACGGCCACACAGACCACGTCGAAGCGCTCGTCGGTGTCGGTCGCGACGGCGCGGCCGCCGACGGCCCCGGCAGCGGCCTCGGCGGCGGCCTGGTCGGTGTCGGTGAAGGCGAGCGTCGCGTCGGCGTGGTCCCGGAGCGTCCCGGCGACCCACCGCCCCATCGCGCCCGCGCCGACGACGAGAACGTTCATCGACCGGGCGTAGCCCGCGGCGTCTCAAAAGGCGTTCGGTCACCCGCGGGACCCGAGCAGCGGGGAGGTTCCCGCTCTGACGATACCGACGTAGACGCCCGTCGAAACCGACCGACGGCGTCCGGGGGACCCCTCCTAAACGCTTATCCGTCGGCCGAGAGTGAACAGAGCCATGAAGCGCGTTCGATTCCGTGACTCCGCGGGGAACGTCCGCGGCGGCCGCTGGACCGTCGAGGACGGCGAGCCTGTCGTCACTGCCGCGGCCGGCCCGTACGGCCGCATCGCCTTCGGGGACGAGAGCTACGACCCCGACGAGGTCGACATCCTCCCGCCCTGTGAGCCCACGAAAGTCGTCTGTATCGGCCGCAACTACGCCGATCACGCCGACGAGATGGCGGAAGAACTCCCGGATCGGCCGATGCTGTTCCTGAAAGCGCCAAACGCGATCGCCTCGCACGGCAACACGCTCACGCTGCCCTCGGGCAAGGAGCGGATCGACCACGAGGCGGAACTGGGCGTGGTCATCGGCGAGCAGTGCAAGAACGTCTCCGAGTCCGGCGCGATGGACGTGGTCGCGGGCTACACCTGCGTCAACGACATCTCGAACCGCGACGACCAGAACCGCGAACAGAACTGGGTCCGCGGGAAGGCCTTCGACAACGCCTGTCCGATCGGTCCGCTGGTCGCGACCCCGGAACACGTCCCCGAGGACGCCACGATCGAGTGCCGCGTCAACGGTGAGACTCGCCAGTCCTCCTCGCGTGACCACCTCATCTTCTCCATCCCGGAACTCATCGCGGAGATCACCGAGTACATGACCCTGGAACCGGGCGACGTGATCGCCACCGGAACGCCCGAAGGCGTCGGGCCGCTGGCGGACGGTGACACCGTCGAGATCGAGATCGAGGGCGTCGGCACGCTCGAACACTCGGTCAAGATCCCCTGACGCGGATAACAACGCATAAGTTTAGGATCGCCTAATCCTTCGACGAGATGGAGGAGCGCGAGCCGTCCGACCGTGCCGATGTCTGTGTCGTCGGTGCCGGTCCCGCAGGTGCACTCGTCGCCAGCCGACTCGCCAACGACGGCCACGACGTAGTCGTCCTGGAGGCCGGTCCCCGGTTCGACTTCGAATCGCGCCAAGAGCGCATGGAGCGAGCGATCAGGCCGGGCGGCAGGGGCGATGTCTGGGAGATGGGGGGCGAGCGGGACGCCTACACCTCCGGCGGCGACCGGTTCTACCCGCTCAACGTCACCCGCGTGAAAGGCGTCGGCGGGTCGACACTGCACTGGCAGGGGATGGTGATGCGGTTCCACCCGACGGATTTCGACGGCGGCCACGAAAACGCAGACCCGGCGTGGCCGATCAGCTACGAGGACCTCCGGCCCTACTACGCCGAGGTCGAGCGGGCGATGGGGGTCGCCGGCGATGCCGACAACCCGTTCGCACCGTCCCGGGAGAACCCCTATCCCATGCCGGGGTTCCCGCCCTCCTACAGCGACTCGCTGTTCGCAGAAGCCTGTGAGTCGCTGGGGATCGCCACCCACTCGGTCCCCAACGCCCGCAACTCCGAGGGGTACGACGGTCGGGGCCAGTGTGTCGGCTACGGGACCTGTCAGCCGGTCTGTCCCTCCGGCGCGAAGTACGACGCCAGCGTCCACGCCAGGGACGCCGAAGAGGCCGGCGCCCGCATCGTCGATCGCGTGCCAGTCCAGCGCCTGGAGACCGACGGCGAGGGCCGGGTCACCGCCGCCGTCTACGCCACCCCCGACGGGACCGAGCACCGACAGACGGCCCGGGAGTTCGTCCTGGCCGCCGGCGGCGTCGAGATCCCGCGCCTCCTCTTGCTCTCCCGGTCGGAGGCCCACCCGAACGGCCTCGCCAACTCCTCGGGCTCGTGGGCCGGTACTTCATGGAACACCTCTTTGCCGGTGCCGGCGGCACGCTCGACCGGGAGACCCGCCAGAACCACGTCGGCTTCATCACCAGCGAGACCCACCAGTTCTACGACGACCCCGGGCAGGCCGTCGAACACGCCGGCACCGGGGAGACGGTCGTCGAGTCGACCGGGGAGTCGTTCTCGCCGATCAAACTTGAGTTCCTGAACTACGCCGGCCCCTCCCCGGTCGAGATCGCCCTCGACGGCGAGACCTGGGGTGACGACCTCCTCGCCGATCTCCGGTCGGCCTACGGCACCCACATCGCCATGGGCGGACTGGTGGGGCAACCGCCGCGGAAGGAAAACCGTGTGACGCTCGACACCTCCCGGACCGACGACCACGGGAACCCCGTTCCGGACATCCGGTGGTCGCTGGGATCGCGTGTCAAACGGTCGCTACGCCGGGCCAACGAGATCCAGGTGGCGATCCTGCGGGAACTCGGGGCCGAGATCGGCGGTACGGTCGGACCCGAACACACCGGCCCGGCGTACCACCACATGGGGACGACCCGGATGGGGACCGATCCCGCCGAGAGCGTCGTCACACCCACCCTTCGGACCCACGATCTGACGAACCTCTCGGTCGCGTCCTCGTCGGCGTTCGTCACCGCCGGATCGCTGAACCCGACGCTCACGATCGGTGCCCTGGCGTTGAAATGTGCCGACCACGTGGGGCAGCGGCTCTAGTAGTAGAGCCCGAGGATCGCCCCGGCGTCGAGCAACAGGAGGACTGCCACGACGGCGGCCCCGAGCAGGAACGGCCGCGCCTCGCGGGCCGGTTCCCCGACTTTCTTCCGGTCGAACCCGTCCGTGAGTTTCGACGCGCCGACCTCGACGAGGCCGGCAAGCAGGAACCACAGCGCGACCATCGTCAAGACGAGGTGGCCCCGTCCGGTGCCGGTCAGCGACTCGGCGGTGTACCGCGTCGCGGCCATGTGCCCGCCGGTCAACAGCAGCGCCAGCGCGCTCACTCGCGAGACGGTCTTGAGTTTACCCGTTATCGGTTCGAGTGCGCGGACCCGCGCGTTCCCGTTCATCGCGACCGGCAACACGGCGTAGACGGTAAACAGGACACTCCCCGACCAGAGCCCAGCGAACACGAGGTGGGTTCCGAAGATCGCGGCATCGACAGTGCTCATGGGCGGTGGTTGGACGGCACTGTCTTGAACGTCCTGCTTCCGCGCCCGGCGGTCAGGAACCGCCGTCGTCCGAGGGATCGGCTTCCGCGAACACGTCTCGCGCTTCGACGTTCGCGGCGTCGCCTCCGGGGGTCGCCGCTGTCGCTATCCGGGCCGTGGTGACCGACGACGGTCCCCGGCCGTCATGTGAAGAGTTTTCACCGCCGGCGTCACCACGGACAGGTATGCCTGGTGACATCGACAACACGGCCGACGCGCTGTCCCGCGTCCGAACGAACGGGAACCTCGATACGGTCGAGATCACGGACGTGACCGAGGAGGACACGAGGTCGCGGTCCACATGGAACTCCCCGGCGGCGCGTCCTTCGAACAGTGTTTCAAGCGCCCGCCGGTCTGGGGCGCCAACTGTGACCTCAAGCGGTTCCTCGACGCCTACGAACTCGCACCGGACGAGGTCGAGGAACTGATCGGGAAGCGCGTCCCGGTCAACCGCGAGGTCGTC from Haloarcula pelagica carries:
- a CDS encoding fumarylacetoacetate hydrolase family protein, which gives rise to MKRVRFRDSAGNVRGGRWTVEDGEPVVTAAAGPYGRIAFGDESYDPDEVDILPPCEPTKVVCIGRNYADHADEMAEELPDRPMLFLKAPNAIASHGNTLTLPSGKERIDHEAELGVVIGEQCKNVSESGAMDVVAGYTCVNDISNRDDQNREQNWVRGKAFDNACPIGPLVATPEHVPEDATIECRVNGETRQSSSRDHLIFSIPELIAEITEYMTLEPGDVIATGTPEGVGPLADGDTVEIEIEGVGTLEHSVKIP
- a CDS encoding transporter, with protein sequence MSTVDAAIFGTHLVFAGLWSGSVLFTVYAVLPVAMNGNARVRALEPITGKLKTVSRVSALALLLTGGHMAATRYTAESLTGTGRGHLVLTMVALWFLLAGLVEVGASKLTDGFDRKKVGEPAREARPFLLGAAVVAVLLLLDAGAILGLYY